The genomic segment ACAGTTCAAtatgatatttttttatttatatagcacatgtCAACATTGGGTTGATAAGAGCTTGATCTTCAGTGTTACATGTATTAAACTGTATTGTTGTGACAttagggcagcacggtggcgcggtggttagcactgttgccgcatagcaagaaggtcctgagttcaattccaccatcaggctggggtctttctgtgtggagtttgcatgttctccccgtgtttgcgtgggttccctccgggtactccggcttcctcccaccgtccaaagacatgcagcttgtggggataggttaattggataatccaaattgtcactaggtgtgaatggttgtctgtccctgtgtgttggccctgcgacagactggcgacctgtccagggtgtacccgcctctcgccctatgacagcgccccccgcgaccctgaaaaggataagccaggggtctcgaactccaggcctcgagggccggtgtcctgcaggttttagatctcaccctgggtctaaacacctgaatcaaatgattagttcattaccaggcctctggagaactttaagATGTTGAGGTGgtgatttagccatttaaatcagctgtgttggatcagggacacatctaaaacctgcaggacaccggccctcgaggcctggagttcgagacccctgggataagcggaagcaaatggatggatggatgttgtgacattatcatttatttattcatttgtatATCCTTGTGCATACAGGGTGCGGGGACCACAGAAAGTACTCTGACAGAAATATTTGCTTCGAGATCCAACAAGCAGATCCGAGAACTGTCTGAAGCATACCTAGCAAGTAGGACATTTTAACACACAGTATTTCAAATATATCTGATGAAACTGAAATCATAAATGAGGTGGCAGCTGTTTGTGATGTACTGCGGTATTGTGAAATTTTCATGTATTGCGCCGTCTCATTGGAGAAACGGGAAGATCGATGATTCAAGACCTGCAGTCGGAGGTATCTGGAGATTATGGAAAAGCACTGCTGATCTTGGCCGAGGTATAGCACATGAAATTACAGCAGATGACATAACATTCCCAACAATAAGAACCACACCCACATTGAAATTCGCTGCAGTCAGCAGGTGTGCAGTCAGCGTTTATGTTTtagaaatgtacttttaaagcACCTTGATTTCTTCATATCCAAATACTGATTGTAGGAAAAAATgcagcaaataaaaataatgtccTGTGTGAGCTAAATGAATTGCTCCATTGTAAATAATTTCAAGAGCTAAATTGTTGAGAAAAGCAGAAGACGACTTGTAGCTCTTTGGTGAGGTCTCGATTATTAagttacagtgtttatttagaATATTGAATTGTGAGGATATCATTATAGCCTATTTcaaagtttcatttttttttcttcgacTCACAAACCCGTCCTCCCTCACAGGGGAAGAGAGATGAGACCACCAACGTGGATGCTGCCAAAGCAAAAGCTGACGCTAAGGTATGCTTTTTCACGTTTGGTTCATTTGTGTATGAACCCTTGCTTTTCAAACTGAGGTAACTTTTTTTAGGTTAATTCATTCAGAGTTTGGTGGCATCACTCATCTCAGCTAACGCACCTCGCTGGGTGATGCAAGTCTCAACCTGCACCTATGTTGAAAGCATGTTGAAATTCTCTCATGTTGGATTCAGTTGATCTAGTATGCTTGCGTTGAACTTtaactctgtgtgtttgtgtctttcttttttagttTAGTCCAACAATATTGTACTCATACTTCTTCTGAATCCATGCAGGCCTTGTATGAAGCAGGAGAGAAGAAGTGGGGAACCGATGAGGGGAAGTTTATTGACATCCTGTGCCACAGAAGTGTTCCCCAGCTCCGGCAAAGTGGGTAGATCTCCGACCTATCATTCATCCTGTGGATAAATAGCATCTTAGAAATAGTACTGAGAGTTTGCAACTCTGAGGCTGTTTAGGAAGAACAACATGCTAATATGATCACCATGACAGTGCAAGTATGCTATTTATAACTAAGAAAGCTACGGCTGATGGAAGCGTATTTGATTAGTAGGTTTTTAGTCAAATGCCATGGTGACACTAAAAGGCATTTTATCAGGATTTATTCCCACTGACACCTGATCAAAAACATTATAGATAGACTCCAATAGTTCAGACAGTATCTATCGATAGAGTTCAAGACACAAAAACCCAAAGACGCAATCTCATGATGGTGCAATAAGCAAAGTCATTATTCTTCTGTGGGCTGTTGAAGTGAACTTattatgctttttaaaattttctgcTATTGGTCGCTCTAAATTGTTTGTTTCAGACGCTTTTTTCTAACTCTTGGCTTTGTATTATGCCAGTGAGAGGGGATATTCTTATCCATTCAGGGCAATCTAAGGCAGCGGTCGCAAATCCCTGGgactcggaccggtaccgggccgcgagagttgaggctcgggtgtgaaatttatggttttcagggtttttatcggttttcatcattattttttttatcattaactcagtttccctgggtcttttcccgtgtgttatgtgTCCGtaaaaatattgtcggacataaaccggtccgtggcgcaaaaaaggttgggggcCGCTGATCTAAGGTACACACCTCTTGCTGTCACCATAGCAGATCCAGCCAGTTTAAACCTTCTTTTAAAATGGCACTGTTGCtcagaagaaagctggcttaaagAAATTGCTTGTTTCAGACAGGCAATGAACCGAGGAGCTCCACCAAAGCTCGTTTTAAACTGAATCATGAAAATGGGCTATGATGGACCTACCAGCAGATACACATCTCACTGAGAACCGCTACCAAATTGGCAAAAATAAAAGTGTATTACAAGTTCAATATGAGAAAACTAATCTCAGCTCAATGTATTTTGGCAGCTCTGATTGAGTACAAGAATATTAGCAAGAAGACTCTGCAGGAGAGCATTAAGAGCGAGATGTCTGGAAACCTGGAGAAACTACTTGTGGCTGTCGGTGAGCAAAATGTTACATCACTGGCTCGTTTTTATCGCCATGTCTTCCTCATCTGAGCACTTCAAATTAATATATTAACTCATTTCTTTTAGTTAAGTGTGTGCAGAACGTCCCAGCATACCTCGCTGAGAGGCTTTTCAAGAGCATGAAGGTGAGTTGTGCAACTGGTCAGTTTGTCCATCTGTGTCATAAGGGCCTTTCTAAACCTCTATGCACACCAGAAATGTCTGCCCAGCAAAATTCACATTCTGTATGGTTGCATCATACTCTTTCAGTCACAGCAGACTGTATTGGTCACCAGTGATGTGGAAAGGAATGCTGACCACATTTTATTGTTAGTGACTTGACCAGCACAGCCAACACTGGCTGAAATGTGTCAACAGTCTGAATAAGAAAGCATAGGCTAACTATTGACAGTAGTAttgcaaaataaataacaaacaaccCCCCGCATCTTCACATGTGTAAAAGGCCTGCGAGCCAAATGTGGCCCTTTGCAGATTTGAATCTGGCCTGCATATAAATGTTTATAAATTATGGGAAATCTGGTCATAACTATCTGCACAGCATGTCTGTCTGTGCACACCAAACGCACTAGTGCAGCATAACTGCATACGCAACATAATACCAGAAGTCTGCATAGTAACAAACTACATCTTTGAGTCCATGCCCATGTCAGACTAAAATAAGAACAAATTTTAACCTTCATTTTTAttagaatttattttaattaaatatgcCATTCTGTCAGAAGTTGTAAAACAGGTTCTTACCTGTAAGGTAGCCTGCATTGTATCTTGTTGAGACCATTTTTCTATGTGAAACAATATGAAATTAACGCATGCCATACCATGTCTAGCCAGAGTTTGAAGCCCTTGGCTTAAAGGACGAATGCCTTTGTTTTCCAAATTATACTTTGTCCAGGGTGCAGGGACCACCGAGTCCACTCTGACCAGGATATTCGTCAGTCGCTCAGAGATTGATTTGATAGACATCAAAGTAGAGTACAAAAAGCTGTTTGGATGTTCCCTCTACAGTCAGCTAGAGGTCAGTATAAACAGGAGTTATGTTATGAATTTATAACATTAGACTcaacataaacatgtttaaatgttaaCTATTGTTTATTGTGGTGTGTGTCACAAACAaccaattaatttattttctctctccccATCCTTGTGTAGTCTGAAGTGTCCGGTGATTATGGAAAAACACTCAAGTGTCTGTGTGGCCAAGAGGAATAACTCCTCCCAGCTCCTTTGTTGGGTCGTTCAGCttta from the Oreochromis niloticus isolate F11D_XX linkage group LG7, O_niloticus_UMD_NMBU, whole genome shotgun sequence genome contains:
- the anxa3b gene encoding annexin A3b isoform X1, which produces MKVVTISVFQDDLDLLLDNPSSLTVTSSARGTVKDKTNFNVDEDVSALRKAMEGLGTTEKTLIDVLTQRSNPQRQLIAKAYEKATGRTLIDDLKGDTRGDFEDLLVALVMPPALYDCHEVIKAMKGAGTTESTLTEIFASRSNKQIRELSEAYLAKTGRSMIQDLQSEVSGDYGKALLILAEGKRDETTNVDAAKAKADAKALYEAGEKKWGTDEGKFIDILCHRSVPQLRQTLIEYKNISKKTLQESIKSEMSGNLEKLLVAVVKCVQNVPAYLAERLFKSMKGAGTTESTLTRIFVSRSEIDLIDIKVEYKKLFGCSLYSQLESEVSGDYGKTLKCLCGQEE
- the anxa3b gene encoding annexin A3b isoform X2, coding for MSVWDDLDLLLDNPSSLTVTSSARGTVKDKTNFNVDEDVSALRKAMEGLGTTEKTLIDVLTQRSNPQRQLIAKAYEKATGRTLIDDLKGDTRGDFEDLLVALVMPPALYDCHEVIKAMKGAGTTESTLTEIFASRSNKQIRELSEAYLAKTGRSMIQDLQSEVSGDYGKALLILAEGKRDETTNVDAAKAKADAKALYEAGEKKWGTDEGKFIDILCHRSVPQLRQTLIEYKNISKKTLQESIKSEMSGNLEKLLVAVVKCVQNVPAYLAERLFKSMKGAGTTESTLTRIFVSRSEIDLIDIKVEYKKLFGCSLYSQLESEVSGDYGKTLKCLCGQEE